One genomic region from Thalassomonas viridans encodes:
- a CDS encoding RHS repeat domain-containing protein — MFNKDPSRQWLPKTAPLAITLALTLGYSLGASAADNNQLPAVAKLSQGKNIPVTPGKTEADTPKSLTALTQSNASYSYDELGRLSRITVNGKLITEYQYDAVGNRTQKQHHQ; from the coding sequence ATGTTTAATAAAGATCCGTCCCGGCAATGGCTGCCAAAAACAGCTCCCCTGGCAATAACACTTGCTTTAACCTTGGGCTATAGCCTGGGGGCAAGCGCCGCCGACAACAACCAGCTCCCGGCTGTTGCCAAGCTAAGCCAGGGAAAAAACATCCCGGTAACACCTGGTAAAACAGAAGCCGATACTCCTAAATCGCTGACGGCATTGACACAAAGCAATGCCAGTTACAGCTACGACGAGCTTGGCCGCCTGTCCCGGATAACCGTTAATGGTAAGCTGATCACCGAATACCAGTATGACGCCGTGGGCAACCGCACACAAAAACAACACCATCAATAA
- a CDS encoding MFS transporter, giving the protein MTSEANNTKPVAKREIFGWAMYDFANSSYTTVVITYIYSAFFVSQIVPAESGLRDSYWAIAIVISTLLSVILAPVLGAMADLSGRKKKYLTLLTLTSVVFTAGLFFVDPGQVWLGITLLIFSNTAWMLSENFIASFLPEITTPENIGKISGIGWGIGYIGGLISLILMVGLITASADEAPQLYISQNQTAMVVVAIFYLLAALPTYLLLKERAVVKAQYRDASLGLVFKTSAQRVGHMMVLIREYPVLFRFFIPFTVYSAGIAVIVKFFGIYASEELNISGTFLIVTGAILQLASMIGAITFGLLQDKKGAAFTLKASLIWWLLGISGVYFLEYVAAFFATDIKHMFIVIAFIAGSALGATQSASRAVVGLITKKEDASLSYGLWGVFGKFAIVLGMIFGPVSDAVGRHNALLVVMVYFIVGYVLLRLVPFNTLANQPK; this is encoded by the coding sequence ATGACTTCTGAAGCGAATAACACTAAGCCGGTCGCCAAGCGGGAGATTTTTGGCTGGGCCATGTACGACTTTGCCAATTCCAGCTATACCACAGTAGTCATCACCTATATTTACAGCGCCTTTTTTGTCAGCCAGATAGTACCGGCAGAGTCCGGGCTGCGCGACAGCTACTGGGCGATAGCCATAGTCATCTCCACCCTGCTCTCGGTGATTCTCGCCCCTGTGCTGGGAGCCATGGCGGATTTAAGCGGCCGGAAAAAGAAATATCTGACCCTGTTAACCCTCACCAGCGTGGTGTTTACCGCCGGGCTGTTTTTTGTCGACCCCGGCCAGGTATGGCTGGGCATAACCCTGTTGATATTCAGCAATACCGCCTGGATGTTGTCGGAAAATTTTATCGCCAGCTTTTTGCCGGAAATCACCACCCCGGAAAACATAGGTAAAATTTCCGGCATCGGCTGGGGCATAGGTTATATCGGCGGCCTGATATCTTTGATATTGATGGTGGGCCTGATCACCGCCAGCGCCGATGAAGCGCCGCAGTTATATATCAGCCAAAACCAAACCGCCATGGTGGTTGTGGCCATTTTTTACCTGCTGGCCGCCCTGCCCACTTACCTGTTGTTAAAAGAGCGTGCCGTAGTTAAAGCACAATACCGGGATGCCTCCCTTGGCCTGGTGTTTAAAACCAGCGCCCAGCGAGTCGGCCATATGATGGTCCTGATCCGGGAATACCCGGTACTGTTTCGCTTTTTTATTCCGTTTACCGTCTATTCGGCGGGCATAGCAGTGATCGTCAAGTTCTTCGGCATTTACGCCAGCGAAGAGCTCAATATCAGCGGCACTTTTTTGATCGTCACCGGGGCGATATTACAGCTCGCGTCCATGATAGGAGCGATCACCTTTGGCCTGCTTCAGGATAAAAAAGGCGCCGCCTTTACCCTCAAAGCCTCGCTGATATGGTGGCTGCTGGGTATTTCCGGGGTGTATTTCCTCGAATATGTCGCCGCCTTCTTTGCCACGGACATCAAGCATATGTTTATCGTTATCGCCTTTATTGCCGGTTCGGCTTTGGGAGCCACCCAAAGCGCCAGCCGGGCGGTGGTGGGGCTAATCACCAAAAAAGAAGATGCCTCGTTAAGCTATGGCCTTTGGGGCGTCTTCGGCAAATTCGCCATAGTACTGGGTATGATCTTCGGCCCCGTTTCCGATGCCGTAGGGCGACACAATGCCCTGCTGGTGGTTATGGTTTATTTTATTGTCGGTTATGTGCTGCTACGCCTGGTACCCTTTAATACCCTGGCCAACCAGCCGAAATAA
- a CDS encoding type 1 glutamine amidotransferase domain-containing protein translates to MKIKNVLIPLPGYGCDPSEVAIPWKQLTGHKHRVTFITPTGQVAVTDEIMLTGKKLGLLKPLLMARADAVQAFKEMQQSDDFNKPLSYGDVSAADFDALLLPGGHDKGVKEYLESAVLQQLVVDFFSANKPVAAICHGVLIPARSINPGTGKSVIYDYLTTGLLKSQELAAYRLTRLWLGDYYLTYPETTTEDELVAALASPGQFIEGGFPLLRDTPAHLNRGFFVKDRNYLSARWPGDLYSFSAEFIRMLSD, encoded by the coding sequence ATGAAAATAAAAAACGTCTTAATACCTTTACCCGGATACGGCTGTGATCCTTCCGAAGTCGCTATTCCCTGGAAACAGCTTACCGGGCATAAGCACCGGGTCACCTTTATCACGCCAACGGGCCAGGTGGCCGTTACCGATGAAATTATGTTAACAGGCAAGAAGTTAGGCCTGCTAAAGCCGCTGTTGATGGCACGGGCCGATGCGGTGCAGGCGTTTAAGGAGATGCAACAAAGTGATGACTTCAACAAGCCGTTAAGCTACGGCGACGTTAGCGCCGCTGACTTTGACGCCCTGCTATTGCCCGGCGGGCATGACAAAGGGGTAAAAGAATATCTGGAGTCGGCGGTACTGCAGCAGCTGGTGGTAGATTTTTTCAGCGCCAACAAACCCGTAGCCGCCATTTGCCACGGAGTGCTGATACCGGCAAGAAGCATCAACCCGGGTACGGGAAAATCCGTTATCTACGACTACCTGACCACAGGTTTGCTGAAAAGTCAGGAGCTGGCGGCTTATCGTTTAACCCGGCTTTGGCTCGGCGATTACTACCTGACTTACCCCGAAACCACCACAGAGGACGAATTGGTGGCGGCCCTGGCAAGTCCCGGCCAATTTATTGAGGGCGGTTTTCCCTTATTAAGGGACACACCGGCCCATTTAAACCGGGGCTTTTTCGTGAAAGACCGCAATTACCTGTCGGCCCGCTGGCCGGGTGACTTATACAGCTTTAGTGCAGAATTTATCAGGATGTTATCCGATTAA
- a CDS encoding diguanylate cyclase, whose protein sequence is MRDFLWHTGLIFAITLISILSAYEVGYIVNNVVTIWPATAVIYWGIRNYGLYGFIGTALAGCIHSYAWLGFPLFNLLVPLSSSLCAWGAVILERHFNPDGDIFDGSHNMLVFLTVGIGGFSLSSAIVGNMLVTIEFGIPWSDYGSGVWNWFLADYTGGIMLAPLLLILPLFHKQVITEWRISLIEVTLSLLLLALIALVFLSGIMRNYGTFSPMFLALPAAIFMSIRGASARVCLCFFLFTVAALMMTVTLGGNNEDNVGLRTVQLYMTIVLVCGLILHSVRIERGKLISKLADERRQLEIRVKERTAELSREVSEKKEIAQKMEALARIDPLTKLYNRRYFAELAARDLIRGQRNNEPVSLCMLDIDYFKTINDTYGHPTGDSVLVELASILLAEIRHEIDSVVRLGGEEFAILMPQTPLKLAKEVCERIRQRVASHNFKVDEGAKIKPKQLLVTISIGIIECPLIEDTIDSSISAADKALYKAKHEGRNCVICGELPRVI, encoded by the coding sequence ATGCGTGATTTTCTCTGGCATACCGGCCTTATATTCGCCATTACGTTAATTTCGATTCTGTCGGCTTATGAAGTCGGCTATATCGTCAATAATGTCGTTACCATCTGGCCGGCGACGGCGGTAATATACTGGGGCATAAGGAACTACGGCCTATATGGCTTTATCGGAACCGCCCTGGCCGGTTGTATACACAGCTATGCCTGGCTTGGTTTTCCCCTGTTTAACCTGCTCGTCCCCCTGAGCAGTTCGCTCTGCGCCTGGGGCGCGGTGATACTGGAGCGCCATTTTAACCCCGACGGCGACATCTTCGACGGCTCCCACAATATGCTGGTGTTCCTGACCGTGGGCATCGGCGGCTTTTCCCTCAGCTCGGCCATTGTCGGCAATATGCTGGTCACCATAGAATTCGGCATTCCCTGGAGCGATTACGGCAGCGGTGTCTGGAACTGGTTTCTTGCCGACTATACCGGCGGCATCATGTTGGCCCCCCTGCTGTTAATATTGCCGCTCTTTCATAAACAGGTGATAACCGAGTGGCGTATTTCTTTGATTGAAGTTACCTTGTCTCTGTTGCTGCTAGCGCTTATTGCCCTGGTCTTTCTCTCTGGCATCATGAGAAATTACGGCACTTTCAGCCCTATGTTCCTGGCGCTTCCGGCAGCCATTTTTATGTCGATCCGCGGCGCCAGCGCCCGTGTTTGCCTGTGTTTTTTCCTGTTTACGGTGGCGGCCCTGATGATGACAGTCACCCTGGGAGGCAATAACGAAGATAATGTCGGCCTGCGTACCGTACAGCTTTACATGACCATAGTGCTGGTATGTGGCCTGATTTTACACAGTGTCCGCATCGAACGCGGCAAGTTAATCAGCAAGCTGGCCGACGAAAGGCGCCAGTTGGAAATCCGTGTGAAAGAGCGCACCGCAGAGTTGTCGCGGGAGGTGTCGGAGAAAAAGGAGATCGCCCAAAAAATGGAGGCCCTCGCCCGTATAGATCCCCTTACCAAGCTTTATAACCGGCGATATTTTGCCGAGCTGGCCGCCCGCGATCTTATACGCGGCCAGCGTAATAACGAACCCGTATCTTTGTGCATGTTAGACATAGATTATTTTAAAACCATCAACGACACCTACGGTCACCCCACCGGCGACTCCGTGCTGGTGGAACTGGCCAGTATACTGCTCGCGGAAATCCGCCATGAAATCGACAGCGTGGTGCGTTTGGGAGGGGAGGAATTCGCCATCCTGATGCCGCAAACCCCGTTAAAACTTGCCAAAGAAGTGTGCGAGCGCATCCGCCAGCGGGTAGCCAGCCATAACTTTAAGGTAGACGAAGGCGCAAAAATAAAACCTAAGCAGCTGCTGGTCACCATCAGCATAGGTATTATCGAATGCCCCTTGATAGAAGACACCATAGACTCGTCAATCAGCGCCGCCGACAAGGCCTTATACAAAGCCAAACATGAAGGACGGAACTGCGTAATTTGCGGCGAGCTTCCCCGGGTCATTTAA
- a CDS encoding carbonic anhydrase: MKIRNIALFVLLSGAATAALAGAPHWEYKGKHGAEHWGDLTSAFSTCKNGVNQSPIDISSTIDANLPALDIRYQASNVSLLNNGHTIQANIAGKNTFKNDAGQFDLKQFHFHSPSENTVNGKSYPLEMHFVHSDESGNLAVIGVMFEQGNENQALAGLWQDMPAEKHKPVPLAGRFESKQLLPKNKDYFRFNGSLTTPPCSEGVRWFVMQEPLQASSTQIEKFRSVMPGDTNRPVQSVNARVVLR, from the coding sequence ATGAAAATAAGAAATATTGCGCTATTTGTTTTGCTCTCAGGTGCTGCAACGGCAGCTTTGGCTGGTGCGCCACATTGGGAGTACAAGGGAAAGCACGGAGCTGAGCACTGGGGAGATCTAACGTCAGCATTTTCCACCTGTAAAAACGGCGTCAACCAGTCGCCGATAGATATTTCCTCCACCATAGATGCCAACCTGCCGGCACTGGATATCCGCTACCAGGCCAGTAACGTCTCTTTACTCAACAACGGCCATACCATACAGGCCAATATTGCCGGCAAGAACACGTTCAAAAATGATGCCGGCCAGTTTGACTTAAAGCAATTTCATTTTCATTCCCCCAGTGAAAACACCGTGAACGGCAAGTCATATCCGCTGGAAATGCATTTTGTGCACTCAGATGAGTCCGGCAATCTGGCGGTGATCGGGGTTATGTTCGAGCAGGGCAATGAGAACCAGGCACTGGCGGGACTTTGGCAGGATATGCCGGCAGAGAAACATAAACCTGTGCCCCTGGCCGGGCGTTTTGAAAGCAAGCAACTGCTGCCGAAAAATAAAGACTACTTCCGCTTTAACGGTTCGTTGACCACTCCGCCATGCTCCGAAGGGGTACGCTGGTTTGTGATGCAGGAGCCGTTGCAGGCATCATCTACACAAATTGAAAAATTCAGGAGTGTGATGCCGGGAGATACCAACCGTCCGGTACAGTCGGTAAATGCCCGGGTTGTATTAAGGTAA
- a CDS encoding tyrosine-type recombinase/integrase, with translation MSSVISPDHNRQHQALTVQVERKLTDVASFQYLLSLESEKSRETMASHLNNVARLFGVADHAMFRWELLDSDVVYYIRERFRMLGLSPATINTILCAIRQTVKHAFMKKQISHENYDRIKLVKNLKASKVVHNRVLSSEEIRSFLSACDDNSFAGLRDATLFLTMIACGLRRAEAVAIKMEQMDVNNREIIITGKGSKERRVWYPELAADYLREYLQELRGHGAGALFVRMNKYDDPVLSSKKSLATVPGLTPPAVNYILKKRGLLGNIDGFKPHDLRRTFATKQLSTGTDIKTVSKLLGHASITTTQIYDLRGDDVARKAGREHQIF, from the coding sequence ATGTCCTCAGTGATATCCCCGGATCACAATCGTCAACACCAAGCGTTGACGGTGCAGGTTGAGCGTAAGCTCACCGATGTCGCTTCATTTCAATATCTGCTTTCGCTGGAAAGTGAAAAAAGCCGGGAAACCATGGCTTCGCATTTAAATAATGTTGCCCGCTTATTCGGGGTGGCGGATCATGCGATGTTCAGGTGGGAGTTGCTCGACAGTGACGTGGTTTATTATATTCGCGAGCGCTTTCGCATGCTTGGCCTCTCCCCTGCCACCATAAACACTATTTTGTGCGCGATCCGGCAAACGGTGAAACATGCTTTTATGAAAAAGCAGATCAGCCATGAAAATTATGATCGCATCAAGCTGGTGAAAAATTTAAAGGCCAGCAAAGTCGTTCATAACCGGGTACTGAGCAGTGAAGAGATCCGGAGCTTTCTCAGCGCCTGCGATGACAACTCTTTTGCCGGCTTGCGCGACGCCACTTTATTTTTAACCATGATCGCCTGCGGCCTGCGTCGGGCCGAAGCGGTTGCCATCAAAATGGAGCAGATGGATGTCAACAACCGGGAGATCATTATAACCGGCAAGGGCAGCAAAGAGCGCCGGGTGTGGTATCCCGAATTGGCGGCGGATTATCTGCGGGAATATTTGCAAGAGTTGAGAGGACACGGCGCCGGTGCCCTGTTTGTCAGAATGAACAAATATGACGATCCCGTGCTCAGCAGTAAAAAGTCGCTTGCTACCGTGCCCGGGCTGACACCGCCTGCGGTAAACTACATTCTCAAAAAACGCGGCTTGCTCGGTAATATTGACGGTTTTAAACCTCATGATCTGCGTCGCACTTTCGCCACCAAGCAGCTGTCCACCGGCACAGATATCAAAACCGTTTCCAAGTTACTCGGACATGCCAGTATCACCACCACGCAAATTTACGACTTACGTGGTGATGATGTCGCAAGAAAAGCCGGCCGGGAACACCAGATTTTTTAA
- a CDS encoding TIGR04141 family sporadically distributed protein: MKLNMVAYLAKSENVIEDIVNTSSNPIYHPIDVSNLNGHLFLKQSPSTPEWSNLFSGADIPPGSFAQRTVKGLFVLEVEERYLAFTFGHGRSLLNKHCIERGFGLRVAMNLGDPRQLKSIDKSTLDKVALNTRSQSSKNTGVEDFSFEFDHEIMKSITAIVDREDEELEIISGKDSVAIYTEISFGMIGSLARRLIEAYEAEVYKENYPWAEYITPETDPELKSILDTLLVNALNTNSYDEFWMCAPELIDYTDFSGFRYNTKSDSTRYTELNLSSFIAGAGFRGDISPATLKSKKVYILNSTETEIDSWSFFQCISGELEHEGNKFILNDGTWYSVSDDFYLEVCNYFSQIPHSNLTFPSYGGLKEGPYLRSVCNDVDLALLDQKWVRPHGVANNLEFCDLYSNCKAIIHVKKYGSSAVLNHLFAQAYQSIEMLVNSPEVIEQVNEHLSETRITLSYDGTAQREHRIVLAIMDHRTGDLDIPFFAKVNLRHHCRKITGMGFNVELAKIPIGGVVFNNEQELRALLEKA, from the coding sequence ATGAAATTAAACATGGTCGCATATTTGGCAAAATCAGAAAATGTTATAGAGGATATCGTTAATACAAGCAGTAACCCTATTTACCATCCAATTGACGTTAGCAACCTCAATGGCCATCTATTTTTAAAACAATCTCCCAGCACCCCAGAGTGGTCCAATTTATTTTCAGGGGCTGATATTCCACCGGGTAGTTTTGCTCAACGGACTGTAAAAGGTCTATTTGTATTAGAAGTTGAAGAGCGTTATCTAGCATTTACATTTGGCCATGGTCGATCTTTGTTGAACAAACATTGTATTGAACGAGGGTTTGGCTTGCGGGTAGCAATGAATCTTGGAGATCCTCGGCAATTGAAATCAATTGATAAATCCACCCTAGATAAAGTCGCTCTTAATACTCGCTCACAATCATCAAAAAATACAGGAGTTGAGGATTTCAGTTTTGAATTTGACCATGAAATCATGAAATCAATTACAGCAATTGTAGATCGGGAAGACGAAGAACTTGAAATAATATCAGGCAAAGACTCTGTTGCTATTTACACTGAGATTTCATTTGGAATGATAGGTAGCCTTGCACGGCGTTTAATTGAAGCTTACGAGGCGGAAGTATATAAGGAAAACTATCCGTGGGCTGAGTATATTACACCCGAAACTGATCCTGAATTAAAGAGTATACTAGATACCCTTCTCGTGAATGCACTTAACACAAATAGCTATGACGAGTTTTGGATGTGCGCACCTGAGCTTATAGATTACACTGACTTCTCTGGTTTTAGGTATAACACCAAGTCAGACTCGACAAGGTATACGGAGCTTAACCTGAGCTCTTTTATAGCAGGAGCAGGGTTTCGAGGGGATATATCACCAGCGACACTGAAAAGCAAAAAAGTCTATATACTCAATTCAACAGAAACAGAAATAGATAGTTGGAGTTTCTTTCAATGTATAAGTGGTGAACTTGAACATGAAGGTAATAAATTTATATTGAACGATGGTACCTGGTACTCTGTAAGTGATGACTTCTATTTAGAGGTTTGTAATTACTTCTCACAAATACCTCATAGCAATCTAACGTTTCCTAGTTATGGTGGTTTAAAAGAGGGCCCATATCTACGTTCTGTCTGCAATGATGTTGACCTAGCGTTGCTAGATCAAAAGTGGGTAAGGCCGCATGGCGTAGCAAATAACTTGGAGTTTTGCGATCTCTACTCTAATTGTAAAGCTATCATACATGTTAAAAAATATGGTTCATCGGCTGTATTAAATCACTTATTTGCACAGGCATATCAATCTATAGAAATGCTTGTAAATAGCCCTGAAGTCATTGAACAAGTCAACGAGCATTTAAGTGAGACTAGAATTACACTCAGTTATGATGGAACAGCACAACGAGAACATAGAATCGTTTTAGCAATTATGGATCATAGAACAGGCGATTTAGACATTCCGTTTTTTGCTAAAGTGAATTTGAGGCATCATTGCCGAAAAATCACAGGAATGGGGTTTAATGTCGAGTTAGCAAAAATACCAATTGGTGGAGTTGTTTTTAACAATGAACAAGAACTTCGGGCACTTTTGGAGAAAGCTTAA
- a CDS encoding SymE family type I addiction module toxin: MAKYHHTPEPASAKVKYPIYRQLTVQETVCNTAMKTRGIGINYVPVKLEPCVVLRGKWLRQAGFPAGQKISVVVNQAEVVIRPKPEKAGPAVKN; the protein is encoded by the coding sequence ATGGCTAAATATCATCATACGCCAGAGCCTGCCTCGGCAAAAGTAAAATATCCCATTTATCGGCAACTTACCGTACAGGAAACGGTTTGCAACACGGCAATGAAAACCCGTGGCATAGGCATTAACTATGTGCCGGTCAAACTTGAGCCTTGTGTAGTGCTCAGGGGAAAATGGCTGCGTCAGGCCGGTTTCCCTGCCGGGCAAAAGATAAGTGTTGTTGTCAACCAGGCTGAGGTAGTTATTAGACCAAAGCCGGAGAAGGCAGGCCCGGCTGTTAAAAACTAA
- a CDS encoding Zn-dependent hydrolase has product MSTNTEIHINLERLKSDLLELFQIGYSPETNSVSRVAFSEADMQAKHWLIESFQAEGFHAFLDGASNVVGRTGKQQANKVLAIGSHIDSVLSGGMFDGTLGVLAGLEILRTLRDNNIELPVPIQVYAFAEEEGRFGGMMGAQALIGDLTPEWLLSAHDVNGVLLKDEMQCRGLNALDALNARVEPEFLHAFLELHIEQGPVLDKKHTSIGVVESISGVFKWIVRLIGKSNHAGTAPMDMRSDAFMGLADFAHEIPRLISEDGTDKSRLTVGKVALKPGHPHTVPGEVEFTLVGRDSSNEIMEELAKNCRKVLSSIARKHHLMFEFEQMSWLEPQPMSERVIEQIKHDAQHMGFEYLQLPSGAGHDAQHLAKVTDTGMIFVPSVAGISHAPDEWTHWQDIEKGANLLLKSAMSISHW; this is encoded by the coding sequence ATGTCCACCAATACTGAAATTCATATCAATTTGGAGCGTCTCAAAAGCGACCTTCTGGAGTTGTTCCAAATTGGTTATAGCCCGGAAACCAACAGCGTTTCCCGCGTTGCATTTAGCGAGGCCGACATGCAAGCCAAGCATTGGCTTATAGAAAGCTTTCAAGCTGAGGGATTTCATGCTTTTTTAGACGGCGCCAGCAATGTCGTTGGCAGGACCGGTAAGCAGCAAGCCAATAAAGTACTGGCAATTGGCTCCCACATAGATTCGGTGCTTTCAGGCGGTATGTTTGACGGGACATTAGGGGTACTGGCCGGCTTAGAAATTTTGCGGACATTGCGGGACAATAATATCGAGCTGCCGGTACCGATACAGGTTTACGCTTTTGCGGAGGAAGAAGGGCGGTTTGGTGGCATGATGGGGGCACAGGCGTTAATTGGCGACCTCACTCCGGAATGGCTGCTTAGTGCGCATGACGTCAACGGCGTGTTATTGAAGGATGAAATGCAATGTCGCGGACTAAATGCTTTGGATGCATTAAATGCCAGGGTAGAGCCTGAGTTTTTGCATGCCTTTCTTGAGCTGCATATAGAGCAGGGGCCCGTACTAGATAAAAAACACACCTCAATTGGTGTGGTTGAATCAATATCCGGCGTATTTAAGTGGATCGTTCGCTTGATAGGAAAGTCTAACCACGCCGGTACGGCTCCTATGGATATGCGCAGTGACGCCTTTATGGGCTTGGCCGACTTTGCCCATGAAATACCTCGTTTGATCAGTGAGGATGGAACAGACAAGAGCCGGCTGACGGTAGGTAAAGTGGCTCTTAAACCAGGTCATCCGCACACAGTTCCCGGCGAAGTTGAATTTACCTTGGTGGGCCGTGACAGCAGTAATGAAATAATGGAAGAACTCGCCAAAAACTGCAGAAAAGTGCTATCGTCCATCGCTCGAAAGCATCATCTAATGTTTGAATTCGAGCAAATGAGCTGGCTGGAGCCACAGCCTATGTCTGAGCGGGTCATTGAACAAATTAAACACGATGCGCAACACATGGGGTTCGAATACCTGCAACTGCCTAGCGGCGCAGGACATGATGCGCAGCATCTTGCCAAAGTAACAGATACGGGGATGATTTTTGTACCAAGTGTCGCCGGGATCAGCCATGCTCCCGATGAATGGACCCATTGGCAGGATATCGAAAAAGGTGCCAACCTGCTCTTAAAGTCGGCAATGTCGATTAGCCATTGGTGA